A region of Staphylococcus sp. IVB6181 DNA encodes the following proteins:
- the ilvA gene encoding threonine ammonia-lyase IlvA, with amino-acid sequence MTVQTAVSAKDIEDAFLSLQPIVKETPLEKDHYLSLKYDCNVYLKREDLQWVRSFKLRGAYNAIQVLSDSEKAKGITCASAGNHAQGVAFTARRLDLKAVIFMPVTTPLQKINQVKFFGGENVEVVLVGDTFDDCLKEALEYTEKHAMNFIDPFDNVNTIAGQGTIATEILQEAKQEDIHVDYLFSAIGGGGLISGVGSYFKEKSPQTKIVGVEPKGAASMYTSVVLENKRVKLPEIDKFVDGASVAQVGKITFEIAKKVVDDYLQIDEGAVCSTILDMYSKQAIVAEPAGALSVSALEQYRDQIKGKTVVCIISGGNNDINRMKEIEERSLLFEEMKHYFIFNFPQRPGALKEFVNDVLGPNDDITKFEYLKKSSQNTGTVIIGIQLNNHDDLTRLKEKVHEFDPSNIYINENKMLYSLLI; translated from the coding sequence ATGACAGTACAAACTGCTGTATCAGCGAAAGATATAGAGGATGCTTTTTTATCATTACAGCCGATTGTAAAAGAAACACCTCTAGAAAAGGATCACTATTTATCTTTAAAATACGATTGTAATGTATATTTGAAACGAGAAGATTTACAATGGGTACGTTCTTTTAAATTGAGAGGTGCTTACAACGCAATTCAAGTCTTATCTGACAGCGAAAAAGCAAAAGGTATTACATGTGCCAGTGCAGGCAACCATGCACAAGGTGTCGCATTTACTGCACGTCGTTTAGACTTGAAAGCAGTCATCTTTATGCCAGTCACAACTCCCCTTCAAAAGATTAACCAAGTTAAATTCTTCGGCGGAGAAAATGTAGAAGTCGTATTAGTCGGCGATACTTTTGATGATTGCTTAAAAGAAGCTTTAGAGTACACTGAGAAACACGCAATGAACTTTATCGATCCATTTGATAACGTCAATACAATTGCAGGTCAAGGTACAATTGCGACTGAAATTTTACAAGAAGCGAAACAAGAGGATATCCACGTTGACTATCTATTTTCAGCTATCGGCGGCGGCGGATTGATTTCTGGTGTAGGCAGCTACTTCAAAGAAAAATCACCGCAAACCAAAATTGTAGGTGTAGAACCTAAAGGTGCCGCAAGTATGTATACTTCTGTTGTATTAGAAAACAAACGTGTGAAACTGCCTGAAATCGATAAATTTGTAGATGGTGCTTCTGTAGCACAAGTCGGCAAAATTACTTTTGAAATTGCGAAAAAAGTCGTAGATGATTATCTTCAAATCGATGAAGGTGCGGTTTGTTCGACAATTTTAGATATGTATTCTAAACAAGCCATTGTCGCAGAACCTGCAGGTGCTTTAAGCGTATCCGCTCTAGAACAATATCGTGATCAAATTAAAGGTAAAACAGTAGTTTGTATTATCAGCGGCGGCAACAATGATATCAACCGCATGAAAGAAATCGAAGAACGCTCATTACTCTTTGAAGAAATGAAACATTACTTCATTTTCAACTTCCCTCAACGTCCAGGTGCGTTAAAAGAGTTCGTAAATGATGTATTAGGACCGAATGATGATATTACTAAATTTGAGTACTTGAAAAAGTCTTCTCAAAACACAGGTACAGTTATTATCGGTATCCAGCTCAACAATCATGATGATCTGACTCGCCTTAAAGAAAAGGTTCATGAGTTCGATCCATCTAATATCTATATTAATGAAAACAAAATGTTGTATTCATTATTGATTTAA
- the rsbW gene encoding anti-sigma B factor RsbW has translation MEAKRNVIEMKLPAQAEYVSLIRLTLSGVFSRAGASYDDIEDAKIAVSEAVTNAVKHAYKGEDTDTSIYLFFEIYEDKIRVVISDQGQSFDYEEKKKELGPYKQNENIDFLREGGLGLFLIESLMDEVKVNKDNGVTISMIKYIKKEQVHNNGERVEIN, from the coding sequence ATGGAAGCGAAGCGGAATGTAATTGAAATGAAGTTACCTGCACAAGCTGAATATGTCAGTTTAATTCGATTAACACTGTCAGGTGTATTCTCACGTGCCGGTGCTTCATACGATGATATTGAAGATGCAAAAATTGCAGTGAGTGAAGCAGTAACAAATGCAGTCAAGCATGCCTATAAAGGCGAAGATACAGATACTTCTATTTATTTATTCTTTGAAATTTACGAAGATAAAATCAGAGTCGTGATTTCTGACCAAGGTCAAAGTTTCGACTATGAAGAGAAGAAAAAAGAACTAGGGCCATATAAACAAAATGAAAACATCGACTTTTTAAGAGAAGGCGGCCTTGGTTTGTTCTTAATTGAATCACTTATGGATGAAGTTAAAGTAAACAAGGACAATGGTGTTACGATAAGCATGATTAAGTATATAAAAAAAGAGCAGGTGCACAATAATGGCGAAAGAGTCGAAATCAACTAA
- a CDS encoding Tex family protein produces MNKELINSIEKQHNFSTKQITEVLALLEENNTVPFIARYRKERTGGLDEVEIKKIADEYHYMEQLQKRKEEVLHNIEQQGLLDAQLKADILKQTKLQRVEDLYRPFKQKKKTRATEAKRKGLEPLAKWLMQKSINQSPAEYAEAFINDEVESAQAALAGAQDIIAEWVSDNPKYRNKILTQTQKRGLITSQKKKKAEDEQKTYEMYYDFSEPINKVANHRILAMNRGEKEKVLTVKIEMDTSSIERDIERQEVKGNHEGIQYIKDAIQDSMKRLIMPSIEREIRSDLTTKAEDHAIEVFSVNLKHLLLQPPLKGKQILGVDPAFRTGCKLAVINPYGTFIAKGVMYPHPPVNKKQQAEKTFLQFVNDYDVKLVAIGNGTASRETEQFVADLIQKHHLDVQFIIVNEAGASVYSASEIARSEFPEFQVEERSAVSIGRRVQDPLSELVKIDPKSIGVGQYQHDVNQKALENALDFVVETAVNQVGVDVNTASRSLLQHVSGLSPQIAQNIIDFREENGAIDHHKQIAKVKRLGPKTFEQSIGFLRIVNGKEPLDNTAIHPESYNIAYQLLEQEGLSAEDLGTKQLKDALSKIDMKAAAEKLDVGLPTLEDIVSALIAPNRDPRDEYETPILKSNVLSLEDLTKGMKLSGTVRNVVDFGAFVDVGVKQDGLVHISQLSKRFVKNPMDVVNVGDIVDVWVLDTDTVKNKVSLTMINPND; encoded by the coding sequence TTGAATAAAGAATTGATTAACTCAATCGAAAAACAACATAACTTTTCTACCAAACAAATTACAGAAGTGCTTGCACTTTTAGAAGAAAATAATACCGTTCCATTTATTGCGAGATATCGTAAAGAACGTACGGGCGGATTAGATGAAGTTGAAATCAAGAAAATAGCGGATGAATACCACTATATGGAGCAGCTTCAAAAAAGAAAAGAAGAAGTCTTACATAATATTGAACAACAAGGGCTTTTAGATGCACAATTGAAAGCTGATATTTTAAAACAAACTAAATTGCAGCGTGTGGAAGATTTATATAGACCGTTTAAACAAAAGAAAAAGACACGTGCCACAGAAGCAAAAAGAAAAGGATTAGAACCTTTAGCTAAATGGCTGATGCAAAAAAGTATCAATCAATCACCTGCTGAGTATGCTGAAGCTTTTATCAATGATGAAGTAGAAAGTGCACAAGCAGCATTAGCAGGAGCACAAGACATTATCGCTGAATGGGTATCAGATAATCCTAAATACAGAAATAAAATTTTAACGCAAACACAAAAGCGCGGTTTGATTACGAGTCAGAAAAAGAAAAAAGCTGAAGATGAACAAAAGACATACGAAATGTATTATGACTTCTCAGAACCCATCAATAAAGTCGCAAATCATCGTATCTTAGCAATGAACCGCGGAGAAAAGGAAAAAGTATTAACCGTTAAAATAGAAATGGATACGAGCAGCATCGAACGTGATATCGAACGACAAGAAGTCAAAGGCAATCATGAAGGCATCCAATATATCAAAGATGCTATACAAGATAGTATGAAACGTTTGATTATGCCTTCAATCGAACGAGAAATCCGTTCTGATTTAACAACGAAAGCTGAAGACCATGCTATTGAGGTCTTCAGCGTGAACCTCAAACATTTATTATTGCAGCCGCCGTTGAAAGGCAAACAAATTTTGGGTGTCGACCCGGCTTTCAGAACAGGGTGCAAGCTTGCAGTAATCAATCCATACGGAACATTTATTGCTAAAGGTGTGATGTATCCGCATCCGCCTGTGAATAAAAAGCAGCAAGCAGAAAAAACATTCTTGCAGTTTGTAAATGATTACGATGTGAAGCTGGTTGCCATCGGAAATGGTACAGCAAGCAGAGAAACAGAACAATTTGTGGCGGACTTGATTCAAAAGCATCACTTAGATGTCCAATTTATTATTGTAAATGAAGCAGGGGCTTCTGTTTATTCAGCATCTGAAATTGCACGTTCTGAATTCCCTGAGTTCCAAGTTGAGGAACGCAGTGCTGTGTCGATCGGTCGTCGTGTACAAGATCCATTAAGCGAATTAGTAAAAATCGACCCGAAATCTATCGGTGTAGGACAATATCAGCATGATGTGAATCAGAAGGCATTAGAAAATGCATTGGACTTTGTTGTTGAAACAGCAGTTAACCAAGTCGGTGTAGATGTTAATACAGCATCACGTTCATTACTGCAGCACGTATCAGGTTTATCTCCGCAAATTGCACAGAATATTATTGATTTCCGTGAAGAAAACGGTGCGATTGATCATCATAAGCAAATTGCGAAAGTTAAACGCTTAGGGCCGAAAACTTTTGAACAAAGTATTGGTTTCTTGCGTATCGTTAATGGCAAAGAGCCGCTTGATAATACAGCGATTCATCCAGAAAGTTATAACATAGCTTATCAATTGCTGGAACAAGAAGGTCTGAGTGCAGAGGATTTAGGCACAAAACAATTAAAAGATGCACTGAGCAAAATAGATATGAAAGCAGCTGCTGAAAAGTTAGATGTGGGATTACCGACACTTGAAGATATCGTTTCAGCTTTAATTGCGCCGAACCGAGATCCGCGTGATGAATACGAAACACCGATTTTAAAATCGAACGTATTGTCTTTAGAAGATTTAACCAAAGGAATGAAACTAAGCGGAACAGTACGCAACGTTGTAGACTTTGGAGCGTTTGTAGATGTCGGTGTAAAACAAGATGGTTTAGTACACATTTCGCAACTCTCTAAACGTTTCGTAAAAAACCCTATGGATGTAGTCAATGTCGGTGATATTGTAGATGTATGGGTGCTAGATACAGATACAGTTAAAAATAAAGTTTCATTGACGATGATTAATCCAAATGACTGA
- the leuD gene encoding 3-isopropylmalate dehydratase small subunit, with translation MLKIEPITQYKGKTALLFHDNIDTDQIIPKVHLKGVSKTGLGPYAFDEWRYLEDGSDNPEFELNQPQYKGASILITGDNFGCGSSREHAAWALKDYGINIIIAGSFSDIFYMNATKNALLPIVLNQEDREFLSNYKELEIDLPNQVIKIPDRELHFDIDSTWKNKLVQGLDDIAITLEYEDQIEQYEHKFQQN, from the coding sequence ATGCTTAAAATTGAACCGATTACTCAATATAAAGGCAAAACTGCACTACTCTTCCACGACAATATTGATACGGATCAAATCATCCCGAAAGTACATTTAAAAGGCGTATCAAAAACAGGACTCGGTCCTTATGCATTTGATGAATGGCGTTATTTAGAAGACGGTTCGGATAATCCTGAATTTGAATTGAACCAACCTCAATATAAAGGGGCTTCCATTTTAATTACAGGAGATAACTTCGGATGCGGGTCAAGCCGTGAACATGCGGCATGGGCGCTTAAAGACTACGGTATTAATATTATTATTGCCGGCAGTTTCAGTGACATCTTCTACATGAACGCAACTAAAAATGCTTTATTACCAATAGTATTAAACCAAGAAGATCGCGAGTTCTTATCTAACTATAAAGAACTTGAAATCGATCTTCCGAATCAGGTTATTAAAATACCTGATCGAGAATTACATTTTGATATTGATTCAACTTGGAAAAACAAGCTCGTTCAAGGACTAGACGATATTGCGATTACATTAGAGTATGAAGACCAAATTGAACAATATGAACATAAATTCCAACAAAATTAA
- the mazE gene encoding type II toxin-antitoxin system antitoxin MazE, giving the protein MSTFNQNRTYSLEQSLKEGYSQMADLNLSLATEAFSVECEACDCNESYLAFDKDE; this is encoded by the coding sequence ATGTCAACTTTTAATCAGAATAGAACTTATAGTTTGGAACAGTCATTAAAAGAAGGCTATTCACAAATGGCTGATTTAAATCTCTCCCTAGCAACGGAGGCATTTTCAGTTGAATGTGAAGCCTGTGATTGCAACGAATCTTATCTTGCATTCGACAAGGATGAATGA
- a CDS encoding SprT family protein, with amino-acid sequence MNNEKLQQLTEKISKEVFNWEFKHQAYFNNRLRTTGGRYLLQSHNIEINPKQYEKFGEAAIIDIIKHELCHYHLHLQKRGYQHKDADFKQLSQQVGAPRFCSAVKSYEERANYIYQCRKCKKSFPRIKKVNTQRMVCGHCHGKLQLVKKLK; translated from the coding sequence ATGAATAATGAAAAACTGCAGCAGCTGACAGAAAAGATTTCCAAAGAAGTGTTCAATTGGGAGTTTAAGCATCAGGCGTATTTTAATAATCGGCTAAGAACGACAGGCGGCAGATATTTACTGCAATCTCATAATATCGAGATTAATCCGAAGCAATATGAAAAGTTTGGCGAAGCGGCTATCATAGACATTATCAAACATGAGTTGTGCCACTACCATCTGCATCTGCAAAAAAGGGGCTACCAGCACAAAGATGCTGACTTTAAACAATTAAGTCAGCAAGTCGGTGCACCGAGGTTTTGCAGTGCGGTCAAAAGCTATGAAGAAAGAGCAAATTATATTTATCAGTGCAGAAAATGCAAAAAATCATTTCCGAGAATTAAAAAAGTGAACACACAGAGAATGGTATGCGGCCATTGCCATGGAAAACTGCAGCTGGTTAAGAAACTGAAATAA
- the sigB gene encoding RNA polymerase sigma factor SigB: MAKESKSTNDISPEQINEWIRQHQNNENTSAQDKLVKHYQKLIESLAFKYSKGQSHHEDLVQVGMVGLIGAINRFDINFGRKFEAFLVPTVIGEIKRYLRDKTWSVHVPRRIKEIGPRIKKTTDELTNELERSPSIAEIADRLEVTEEEVLEAMEMGQSYNALSVDHSIEADKDGSTVTLLDIMGEQEDGYDLTEKRMILERILPILSDREREIIQCTFIEGLSQKETGERIGLSQMHVSRLQRNAIKKLQQAAKK, translated from the coding sequence ATGGCGAAAGAGTCGAAATCAACTAACGATATTTCACCAGAACAAATCAACGAGTGGATCAGACAGCATCAAAATAATGAAAATACCAGTGCCCAAGACAAGCTTGTCAAACATTATCAGAAATTGATTGAATCTTTAGCTTTTAAGTATTCAAAGGGACAATCCCACCACGAAGATTTGGTTCAAGTAGGAATGGTAGGCTTGATAGGTGCAATCAATCGATTCGACATTAACTTCGGAAGAAAGTTTGAAGCTTTCTTGGTGCCTACTGTAATCGGTGAAATCAAAAGATATTTAAGAGATAAGACTTGGAGCGTTCATGTTCCAAGAAGAATTAAAGAAATTGGTCCGAGGATCAAAAAAACTACAGATGAATTGACTAATGAACTTGAGCGTTCGCCATCAATTGCTGAAATTGCAGACAGACTAGAAGTCACTGAAGAAGAAGTGCTCGAAGCAATGGAGATGGGACAAAGCTATAATGCTTTAAGTGTGGATCATTCCATTGAAGCGGACAAAGACGGTTCAACAGTGACGTTGCTTGATATTATGGGTGAACAAGAAGACGGTTATGATTTAACAGAAAAACGCATGATTCTTGAAAGAATTTTACCGATATTATCTGACAGAGAACGTGAAATCATTCAATGTACGTTTATCGAAGGATTAAGTCAAAAAGAAACAGGTGAACGCATTGGTTTAAGCCAAATGCATGTTTCTCGCTTGCAGCGCAATGCGATTAAAAAACTTCAGCAAGCAGCAAAGAAATAA
- the alr gene encoding alanine racemase: MADKFYRPTYLKVDLEAILKNYQVLGKLQPNKQVMPVIKANAYGMGSVKVARCLEDNGAEFFAVATLDEAIELRMNGIDAKILILGVVMPHDINKAIQHRVALTVPSYLWLKAAIEQIDTSVEKDLWLHVKIDTGMGRLGIKSAEDYQKIVKEIEQHEHLIFEGVFTHFAQADEDSPHTAEQYQMFEEWVNTLPHPPYVHAQNSAGTILHEAPICNMVRTGIALYGYYPSEYVREKTHAVLYPCAQWQTEIMEVKQLNVGDTVSYGSTYTAVHKVKSAVLGVGYADGFPRMMQGAAVEIKGHHCTIIGRVCMDQMMVELPEDETFHVGDTVTLLNREHEGLESLTEMANKQQTINYEVLCRISRRVPRIYEPEKLFDIVNELQK; the protein is encoded by the coding sequence ATGGCGGATAAATTTTATCGGCCTACGTATCTTAAGGTAGATTTAGAAGCAATTTTAAAAAACTATCAAGTACTAGGTAAACTACAACCCAATAAACAAGTGATGCCTGTCATTAAAGCGAATGCCTATGGTATGGGCAGTGTCAAAGTTGCGCGCTGTTTAGAAGACAACGGCGCAGAATTCTTTGCGGTAGCAACATTAGATGAAGCAATCGAACTGCGTATGAACGGCATTGATGCCAAAATTTTAATTCTAGGTGTGGTAATGCCGCATGATATTAATAAAGCGATTCAACATCGTGTCGCATTAACAGTACCATCATATTTATGGCTGAAAGCAGCGATTGAACAAATTGATACATCTGTTGAAAAGGATTTATGGCTGCATGTCAAAATCGATACAGGTATGGGACGCTTAGGTATTAAGTCAGCAGAAGATTATCAAAAGATTGTTAAAGAGATTGAGCAGCATGAACATCTGATCTTTGAAGGTGTGTTTACACACTTTGCTCAAGCTGATGAAGATAGTCCGCATACTGCAGAGCAATATCAAATGTTTGAAGAATGGGTAAATACTTTACCGCATCCGCCTTATGTACATGCGCAAAATTCTGCAGGTACTATTTTGCATGAAGCACCGATTTGCAACATGGTGCGTACCGGTATTGCATTATATGGTTACTATCCATCTGAATATGTAAGAGAAAAGACACATGCGGTACTTTATCCATGTGCACAATGGCAGACTGAAATTATGGAAGTCAAACAACTGAATGTCGGTGACACAGTCAGCTACGGTTCTACTTATACAGCGGTTCATAAAGTGAAATCAGCTGTATTAGGTGTAGGCTATGCAGATGGCTTTCCGCGTATGATGCAAGGTGCGGCAGTTGAAATCAAAGGGCATCATTGCACGATTATCGGCAGAGTCTGCATGGATCAGATGATGGTTGAATTACCTGAAGATGAAACATTTCATGTCGGTGATACAGTAACCTTGCTCAACCGTGAACACGAGGGTCTGGAATCATTAACAGAGATGGCGAATAAACAGCAAACGATCAATTATGAAGTGTTATGCCGTATCAGCCGTCGTGTACCAAGAATTTATGAACCTGAAAAATTATTTGATATTGTCAACGAATTACAAAAATAG
- a CDS encoding anti-sigma factor antagonist — protein sequence MNLNIETQKHDEYYEIKVGGELDVYTVPDLEKVLSPIKQEGTHDVHVNLTNVSYMDSTGLGLFVGTLKALNQNDKELYIIGASERISRLFEITGLSDLMHVNEGSEVE from the coding sequence ATGAACTTGAATATAGAGACACAAAAACATGATGAGTATTATGAAATTAAGGTCGGAGGAGAATTGGATGTCTATACTGTACCTGATTTAGAAAAGGTCTTGTCACCTATTAAACAAGAAGGTACACATGATGTTCATGTTAACTTAACGAATGTCAGCTACATGGATTCAACAGGTCTTGGTTTATTTGTTGGAACATTGAAAGCTTTAAATCAAAATGATAAAGAATTATATATTATCGGTGCTTCTGAGCGCATCAGCCGTTTATTTGAAATTACAGGCTTAAGCGACTTAATGCATGTAAACGAAGGATCGGAGGTAGAATGA
- a CDS encoding type II toxin-antitoxin system PemK/MazF family toxin, with amino-acid sequence MMRRGDVYLADLSPVQGSEQGGVRPVVIIQNDTGNKYSPTVIVAAITGRINKAKIPTHVEIEKSKYKLDKDSVILLEQIRTVDKKRLKEKLTYLSDEKMKEIDNAIGISLGLTHKN; translated from the coding sequence ATGATGAGGAGAGGCGATGTATATTTAGCTGATTTATCACCAGTGCAAGGTTCTGAACAAGGGGGAGTTAGACCTGTTGTAATTATACAAAATGACACTGGCAATAAGTACAGTCCGACGGTGATTGTAGCCGCAATTACCGGCCGTATTAACAAGGCAAAAATTCCAACACATGTGGAAATTGAAAAGAGTAAATATAAATTAGACAAAGATTCTGTTATCTTACTCGAACAGATTAGAACAGTTGATAAAAAACGTTTGAAAGAGAAACTGACTTATCTTTCAGATGAAAAGATGAAAGAAATTGACAATGCGATTGGAATCAGTTTGGGTTTAACTCACAAAAATTAA
- a CDS encoding PP2C family protein-serine/threonine phosphatase, protein MKDFKKRYLQMMQSYVESYDKEKITNQFEAFGKEIIEKDIQAEDVLDIHRECANEMDLNRDEILATFELLKIIANAYGFSYQDYQEMVDKLYYHDKEMDLASRLQQTMLQTEIPQFDSIQIGVISVAAQKVSGDYFNLIDHKDGTMSFAVADVIGKGIPAALAMSMIKFGMDSYGHSQLPSDGLKRLNRVVEKNVNQDMFVTMFYGLYEEMNHLLYCSSAGHEPGYIFRAEQDEFEEISVRGRVLGVKQLERYKQQEIPIYLDDLIIIFTDGVTEIRDENGKFIETDYLLDFIHKYKNLHPQDIVQLLYEELLGIQPSGKRDDLTILIIKRVN, encoded by the coding sequence ATGAAGGATTTTAAAAAAAGGTATTTGCAAATGATGCAATCATATGTAGAGTCCTATGATAAAGAAAAGATAACGAACCAATTCGAAGCGTTCGGCAAAGAAATCATTGAAAAGGACATTCAAGCAGAAGATGTATTAGATATTCATCGTGAATGTGCCAACGAAATGGATTTAAATAGAGATGAAATTCTGGCAACGTTCGAGTTATTGAAAATAATTGCAAATGCATATGGCTTCAGCTACCAAGATTACCAAGAAATGGTAGATAAACTTTACTACCATGACAAGGAAATGGATTTAGCTTCTCGTTTACAGCAAACGATGCTGCAAACAGAGATACCTCAATTTGACAGTATTCAAATCGGGGTTATTTCCGTAGCTGCACAAAAGGTAAGCGGAGATTATTTTAATTTAATCGATCATAAAGACGGAACGATGAGTTTCGCAGTTGCTGACGTTATCGGCAAAGGGATTCCTGCAGCACTTGCAATGAGTATGATTAAGTTCGGTATGGATTCCTACGGGCATTCGCAATTACCAAGCGACGGATTAAAACGATTGAATCGTGTTGTTGAAAAGAACGTCAACCAAGATATGTTCGTGACAATGTTTTACGGCTTGTATGAAGAAATGAATCATTTATTGTATTGCAGCTCAGCCGGACATGAGCCTGGTTATATCTTCAGAGCTGAACAAGATGAATTTGAAGAAATTTCTGTCAGAGGCAGAGTATTAGGCGTCAAACAATTAGAGCGTTATAAGCAGCAAGAAATTCCGATTTATTTAGACGATTTGATTATTATCTTTACAGACGGTGTGACTGAGATCAGGGATGAAAACGGCAAATTTATTGAAACAGATTATTTGTTAGATTTCATACATAAATACAAAAATCTGCATCCTCAAGACATTGTACAGTTATTATATGAAGAACTGTTAGGCATTCAGCCTTCAGGCAAACGAGATGACTTAACAATTTTAATTATTAAGCGCGTAAATTAA
- the leuC gene encoding 3-isopropylmalate dehydratase large subunit: protein MGQTLFDKIWNRHVLTGNAGEPQLLYIDLHLIHEVTSPQAFEGLRIQHRKLRRPDLTFATIDHNVPTQDIFNIKDEIAATQIKTLQKNCAEFGVKLFDNGTEEQGIVHMVGPEMGLTQPGKTIVCGDSHTATHGAFGAIAFGIGTSEVEHVFATQTLWQTKPKNLLIDINGELPKGVYAKDIILYLINQYGVDFGTGYALEFAGSTIRSLSMDERMTICNMAIEAGAKYGLVDPDETTLEYVKGRPYAHIDEATADYWKTLYSDQDAQFDRVIELDVSNLEPQVTWGTSPEMGVSFNTPFPEIETINDERAYHYMDLKPGEKAEDIELGYVFLGSCTNARLSDLKEASKFVKGHKVHPNITAIVVPGSRSVKHQAEALGLDKIFKDAGFEWREPGCSMCLGMNPDQVPAGVHCASTSNRNFEGRQGKGARTHLVSPAMAAAAAIEGRFVDVRKWEAIEHA, encoded by the coding sequence ATGGGTCAAACTTTGTTCGATAAAATATGGAATAGACACGTACTCACAGGAAATGCAGGTGAACCGCAATTATTATACATTGACTTGCATCTTATCCATGAAGTCACATCACCTCAAGCCTTTGAAGGATTAAGAATTCAACACAGAAAACTGCGTCGCCCTGATTTAACTTTTGCGACAATTGATCATAATGTACCGACACAAGATATTTTCAACATCAAAGATGAAATTGCCGCAACACAAATCAAAACGCTTCAAAAGAACTGTGCTGAATTTGGTGTTAAGCTCTTTGATAATGGTACTGAAGAACAAGGTATCGTACATATGGTCGGACCAGAGATGGGATTAACTCAACCTGGTAAAACCATTGTTTGCGGAGACTCTCACACAGCAACACATGGTGCTTTCGGTGCGATTGCTTTTGGTATCGGCACAAGTGAAGTTGAACATGTATTTGCGACACAAACACTATGGCAAACAAAACCTAAAAATCTTTTGATTGATATTAACGGCGAATTGCCAAAAGGTGTTTATGCCAAAGATATTATTCTTTATCTGATCAACCAATACGGTGTTGATTTCGGTACAGGTTATGCCCTTGAATTTGCAGGATCAACGATTCGCAGTCTTTCAATGGATGAACGTATGACGATTTGCAACATGGCTATCGAAGCCGGCGCAAAATACGGTTTAGTCGATCCTGATGAAACTACACTTGAATATGTGAAAGGCCGTCCTTATGCACATATCGATGAAGCAACTGCAGATTATTGGAAAACACTTTACAGTGATCAAGATGCACAATTTGATCGTGTTATTGAATTAGATGTTTCAAACCTTGAACCTCAAGTCACTTGGGGAACAAGTCCTGAAATGGGTGTCAGCTTTAATACCCCATTCCCAGAAATTGAAACTATCAACGACGAACGTGCTTATCACTATATGGACCTTAAACCTGGAGAGAAAGCAGAGGATATTGAATTAGGCTATGTCTTCTTAGGTTCTTGTACAAATGCCCGCCTCTCAGACTTGAAAGAAGCAAGCAAGTTTGTCAAAGGCCATAAAGTACATCCAAATATCACAGCGATTGTGGTACCGGGTTCTAGAAGTGTTAAACATCAAGCTGAAGCATTAGGTCTTGATAAAATCTTTAAAGATGCTGGTTTTGAATGGCGTGAACCTGGCTGTTCAATGTGTTTGGGTATGAACCCTGACCAAGTGCCAGCTGGTGTACATTGTGCTTCTACCAGCAACCGCAACTTTGAAGGACGACAAGGCAAAGGTGCACGTACACACTTAGTATCACCTGCAATGGCCGCAGCAGCTGCGATTGAAGGACGCTTTGTAGATGTAAGAAAATGGGAGGCGATTGAACATGCTTAA